The nucleotide sequence CGGCCTGTTCTTCGGTCAGGCCGATGCCGGTGTCTCTGACGGAAAATTTTAACGACACCTGCTCCTGATTGCGTTTGCGCAATTCTGTGGATACGACGATTTCACCGTTGTCTGTGAATTTGACTGCATTGTTGGCCAGATTGATCAGCACCTGCCCGAGCCGCAAGGGATCCCCCACCAGAAAGCGGGGCACCTCCCAGTTGACATTAAACAGCACTTCGAGCTCTTCTTTTTCCTGGGCCTTGACCGTGACCAGGTTGGCAAGATTATCCATCACATCTTCCAAATTAAAATCGACACTTTCGATGTCCATCTTGCCGGCTTCAATCTTGGAGAAGTCTAAAATGTCATTGATAATGCCCAAGAGCGCATTGGCTGATGACTGGATTTTTTTCAAATAATCGCGCTGTTTGGGTGTCAGATCGGTCTTGAGCGCCAGATGCGCCATACCGATGACCGCGTTCATGGGCGTACGGATCTCATGGCTCATGTTGGCCAGAAAATCCCCCTTGGCCTTATTGGCATCGTCGGCGGCCTGTTTGGCCTCGATTAGTTCTTCTTCCATTTGTTTGCTATCAGTGATATCACGCAGTGACTCAATGGCGCCGGCGATTTTCCCGGCGGCATCATACAGGAGACCGGCAGTGGCACTCAGATAGATCCCCCCATCACCCAGATGCTCATGGTAGGATTCGGAGATCAGGTTCTCACCTTCCTTTTTGACTGATATGTATTTCTCTTCATATTCGGGCTGCCAGCTACGAACCAGGTCGATCAATACCGGTCTTCTCTCACCATAAAAGGGCAGGGCATGTTCATAATCGCCTTTGCCGACAATTTGCCCTGCTTTTACACCCACCATTTTTTCAATGGCTTTGTTCCAGCGAACCACTTTGCCTTCATTATCAACCACCCAGGTGGGATCCGGCAAAAAGTCGATGATCTGTGCCAGACGTTCCTGGGAATTTTTTGTCTCTTGCTCGGCTTTTTTGCGTTCGGTGATATCCATCATGGATGCCAGGATATTTTGAACATCTCCGTTTTCCTCGCGCACGCAGGAGACCGTCAGGCTGGTATAGACGATCTCGCCATCCTTGCGGATAAACCGTTTGTCCATGGCGTAATCATTGATCTCGCCGGCCATCAATTTTTGGAAATTGTTCAAATCTTCTTCTAAATCGTCCGGATGCGTCAACTCAGCCCAGGTCATGCGGCGTAATTCATCCAGGTTGTATCCCAGCATCTGTTGCAGCTGGTCGTTGACCTCGATCCAGCCCTTATCCGGGGCGGTAACGGTCATCCCGACCTGGCTGTACTCAAAATAACCTCGAAAACGCTCTTCGCTTTTGCGCAGGGTTTCCTGAATCTTTTTTTGCTCGGTAATATCTTCTTTAACCGCCACAAAATGGGTGATCTCGCCTTTATCATCCTTTATCGGCGAAATAGAAGCACTTTCCCAGAATTCTTCTCCATTTTTTTTACGGTTAATAAATTCACCCCGCCAGACGTTTCCGGCCAGAATGGTATCCCACAGCTCCTTATAGAAGGATGGGGGAAGATCTCCGGACTTTAATACCTTGGGGTTGTTTCCAATGGCTTCTTCGGCCGAATAACCGGTAACTTCACAAAAAGTGGGATTGACATATTCGATGGTGCCGTCTTTGGCAGTAATCACCACCGAAGCCGGATTGTTCTCGATGGCCAAAGAGAGCTTGCGGGCCTGCTCCTGGGCCAGTTTGCCTTCGGTAATATCGATAATGGAGCCGGCCATGCGATAGGCCAGGCCACTGCGATCCCAGAGGGCATGGCCCATGGAGCGAAACCAGCGGTATTCGCCGGATTTGCATCGCAGTCGAATGATCTCATTAAAGGGGGTGTGGTTGTCCAGGTGGTCCTGTAATTTGGCCACAATGACGTCGTGATCATCGGGGTGTAGGCTGTTTTCCCAGCCTGGAAAAGCATCTTCGCTTTCATCGCCGGAATAACCCAACAGTTCTTTGAAGCGCTCCGAATACCAGGTCTTGCCGGTCTGTGGTTCCAGGTCCCATAGACCGCCCCCGGCAGCTTTGACGGCCAGGGAGAACCGCTCTTCACTTTCGGACAATTCAGCGGTTCTTTCCTCGACGCGGATTTCAAGCAGATCATAGGATTCCTGCAAAGCACGTCTGGCTTGCTTTTGTATGACCACCGCAAACATCATTGAACCCAGCGCAAGAAAGACCGTAATTCCGAGCACCGTCAGAATTACCGTGCGCGTGGTAAAATAGGGACGCAGGGCATCAGCTTTATCGATTTCAGAGGCCAGCCCTATTTGCAGCTGTTGATCCCATAACCAGGCACCGTAGACCAGGATGCCCCGGTAATCGCGGTACCCGGATACATTGAGCCCGGTGTTGCCTGCAGTCGCTTCCCGGGCCATGAGGGTCAACGGTTGCTGGTAGCGGGGAACCGCAGGGGTGAATCCCGCGGTCATGTCACCGCCGGGGTCGCGAACACTGACAGCCAAAATACTGTCTTCATCTTTGCCGATCAAACCGATTGCACGCAGATCTTCATCAAAGCGGCTTTCGGAAAGCATGGTGCCGTAGCGGCCGAAGGCATATGTTTCGCCGCTGTTACCGAGGCGCCCCAGCTGAATGAGGCGGGTAAAATCCCGGGCCGGATGGACCCTTAGGGTTAGAACCGCAATAACAGCGCCGCGTCTGTCTTTGACAGGGGCGGCAAAAAACATGGAAGGCGATTTCCGGCGCCGACCGTCCCGGGGAGAAATCAAAGGGACGTCCGACCAAATGGGCGGCACCATAATCACTTCGCCCTGGAAGACACGATGAAGAAGATCCAGAGCCTGGTTTGCAATCAGATTTTTAGCCCCGACGTTGCTATCCCGCATGGATGCGATGTTGAGAAAATCTGGAGCGATAACAAAAAATCCCATCTGACCGTATCGGCTTTTGCGGTATCTGAAAAAAGCGCGCAGCTCTTTCAAACTGTCGCTTTTCAATAATCTTGTTTTGCTGCGGGGAATATTCAACTGTCGCTGAATCAGATCAACCATTCGGGGGTCTTGGGCGAGCTGGACCAGGTGGAATTTGTTGGATTCAACCCACACTTTGAGCGATCCCCGGGTGGTCTGCAGGACCGTCTTCAAAGAACTCCCTACATCAGCCTGTATTTTTGTCTTAACCCTGTCCAGCGCGAACCAGGCCAGGGTCGACACCAGGATGATGAAGCAGACCCCTAAAATGATGAGCAGGCCTAATTTTTCAGTCGATCCCTGCTCTGTGGGAAGCAGTCCGTTTTGGTTTGACCTGAAGAACATGATGTGCCTCTCAAATGAAATAATCGGTCATACAAATGGTGTTGCATATTAAAATATTGCTTTGATCATTACAAGTTGGTTATATTTATAAAAAAATCAACTCTGCTTTAGAGGGATTCTGCCATGAACAAAGAAACCATTAACCAATGGGTACTTTTGCTGCTGGTTTTGTTTATCTCGGCCCTATTTCTATCGATGATTCGCCAGTTTCTGATGGCCATTTTTCTGGCCGGTATTTTCTCAGCCCTGTCCTATCCTTTGTACCGCCGCTTTGTACGCTGGTCTGGCGGGCGCCGTGCCCTGGCCTCGATGGTGACCCTTTTGCTGATCGTCTTTGTTGTTATCATACCTTTGGGCGCATTGCTGGGCATCGTCACCGCCCAGGCCATCAAAGTCGGTGAAGCGGTTACTCCCTGGGTGGCAAAGCACCTTTCTCAGCCGGATGAGATTTCCAGCATCTTAAAATCCCTACCGTTTTATGATCGCATCGAGCCCTATCGCAATCTGATCCTGACAAAGGCCGGTGAGCTGGTCGGCCACATTAGCGGCTTTTTAATTAACCGTTTGCGAGCGTATGCCGTGGGGACGGTCAACTTTATCTTTATGATGTTCATCATGTTGTATACCATGTTCTTTTTTTACATGGACGGCAATAAGTTGATTGATAAAATTCTATATTACCTGCCGCTGGAAGACCAGGATGAACGCCGCATGCTCAATA is from Desulfobacterales bacterium and encodes:
- a CDS encoding PAS domain S-box protein, with product MFFRSNQNGLLPTEQGSTEKLGLLIILGVCFIILVSTLAWFALDRVKTKIQADVGSSLKTVLQTTRGSLKVWVESNKFHLVQLAQDPRMVDLIQRQLNIPRSKTRLLKSDSLKELRAFFRYRKSRYGQMGFFVIAPDFLNIASMRDSNVGAKNLIANQALDLLHRVFQGEVIMVPPIWSDVPLISPRDGRRRKSPSMFFAAPVKDRRGAVIAVLTLRVHPARDFTRLIQLGRLGNSGETYAFGRYGTMLSESRFDEDLRAIGLIGKDEDSILAVSVRDPGGDMTAGFTPAVPRYQQPLTLMAREATAGNTGLNVSGYRDYRGILVYGAWLWDQQLQIGLASEIDKADALRPYFTTRTVILTVLGITVFLALGSMMFAVVIQKQARRALQESYDLLEIRVEERTAELSESEERFSLAVKAAGGGLWDLEPQTGKTWYSERFKELLGYSGDESEDAFPGWENSLHPDDHDVIVAKLQDHLDNHTPFNEIIRLRCKSGEYRWFRSMGHALWDRSGLAYRMAGSIIDITEGKLAQEQARKLSLAIENNPASVVITAKDGTIEYVNPTFCEVTGYSAEEAIGNNPKVLKSGDLPPSFYKELWDTILAGNVWRGEFINRKKNGEEFWESASISPIKDDKGEITHFVAVKEDITEQKKIQETLRKSEERFRGYFEYSQVGMTVTAPDKGWIEVNDQLQQMLGYNLDELRRMTWAELTHPDDLEEDLNNFQKLMAGEINDYAMDKRFIRKDGEIVYTSLTVSCVREENGDVQNILASMMDITERKKAEQETKNSQERLAQIIDFLPDPTWVVDNEGKVVRWNKAIEKMVGVKAGQIVGKGDYEHALPFYGERRPVLIDLVRSWQPEYEEKYISVKKEGENLISESYHEHLGDGGIYLSATAGLLYDAAGKIAGAIESLRDITDSKQMEEELIEAKQAADDANKAKGDFLANMSHEIRTPMNAVIGMAHLALKTDLTPKQRDYLKKIQSSANALLGIINDILDFSKIEAGKMDIESVDFNLEDVMDNLANLVTVKAQEKEELEVLFNVNWEVPRFLVGDPLRLGQVLINLANNAVKFTDNGEIVVSTELRKRNQEQVSLKFSVRDTGIGLTEEQA
- a CDS encoding AI-2E family transporter, whose product is MNKETINQWVLLLLVLFISALFLSMIRQFLMAIFLAGIFSALSYPLYRRFVRWSGGRRALASMVTLLLIVFVVIIPLGALLGIVTAQAIKVGEAVTPWVAKHLSQPDEISSILKSLPFYDRIEPYRNLILTKAGELVGHISGFLINRLRAYAVGTVNFIFMMFIMLYTMFFFYMDGNKLIDKILYYLPLEDQDERRMLNKFTSVTRATLKGTAVIGILQGTLAGAAFAVVGIDSAVFWGTVMAVLSFIPGIGTALVWGPAVIILAATGHFAKAIGLGVFCAAVVGSIDNLLRPILVGRDTQMHELMILFGTLGGIIMFGVVGIIIGPIVAALFVTVWEIYGVAFEDILPSVGNAAPEGKSKNSNGELLSDDFDSGADAPPDS